In a genomic window of Leptolyngbya sp. SIO1E4:
- a CDS encoding metal-dependent phosphohydrolase, translated as MFNATEILISDFVEKLRAGYHRTYGGLNPDYEDIIAWAGSMALENIANSDALYHNVEHTILVTLVGQEILRGKQIREGGVSCEDWLHFIISLVCHDIGYVKGVCRGDRDRDHLYATGNNGNMIELSPGASDASLTPYHVDRGKLFIAERFGNNRIIDAEIIKRNVELTRFPVPKEEDHQDTRQFPGLVRAADLIGQLSDPRYLKKIGALFYEFEETGQNKYLNYRHPDDLKRNYPKFYWNVVHPYIQDGLRYLSLTQEGKQIIANLYSNVFMVENENSVVPT; from the coding sequence ATGTTTAACGCGACTGAGATTTTAATCTCTGACTTTGTAGAAAAGCTCCGCGCTGGTTATCACCGCACCTACGGCGGCCTCAACCCCGACTATGAAGACATCATTGCCTGGGCAGGCAGCATGGCGCTGGAAAACATTGCCAATAGCGATGCTCTCTATCACAATGTTGAGCACACCATCCTCGTCACGCTGGTGGGTCAAGAAATTTTGCGCGGCAAGCAAATTCGAGAAGGGGGGGTCAGTTGCGAAGACTGGCTCCACTTTATTATTTCTCTGGTGTGTCACGACATTGGTTACGTCAAAGGCGTGTGTCGGGGCGATCGCGATCGCGACCACTTATATGCCACCGGTAACAACGGCAACATGATAGAGCTGAGTCCGGGGGCCTCTGACGCCTCTCTCACGCCTTATCATGTGGACCGGGGCAAGTTATTTATTGCAGAGCGGTTTGGCAACAACCGCATTATTGATGCCGAAATCATCAAGCGCAACGTCGAGCTGACGCGTTTCCCAGTCCCCAAAGAGGAAGACCACCAAGATACGCGACAGTTTCCAGGGTTGGTGCGAGCCGCAGATCTGATTGGCCAGCTCAGTGATCCCCGCTACCTTAAGAAGATCGGGGCCTTGTTCTACGAGTTTGAAGAGACGGGGCAAAACAAATACTTAAACTATCGCCACCCTGATGATCTTAAGCGGAACTATCCCAAGTTCTACTGGAACGTCGTGCATCCTTACATTCAGGATGGCCTGCGTTATCTCTCCCTGACCCAGGAAGGAAAACAAATCATTGCGAATTTGTACTCAAATGTGTTTATGGTTGAAAACGAAAACAGCGTTGTTCCAACCTAA
- a CDS encoding efflux RND transporter periplasmic adaptor subunit — MPFQGEKAASSGGGYVKLFAGIALGIAITLIGSRFFAREADSASQPLAADSAAQVSAQTVTVVPAQMGQVTDRLTVTGTVQPADLLAVTPQIGGLQIRDVLVEEGDRVVAGQPLVILDDTELRTQIQQAAAQIEVAQAQVQQEKANLAQAEAALAEAEANLQRYQSLAAQGAVSAQELDSRATQAVTARESVGVARATVASAEATVRSRQSEQAQLQTQLTYTTVNAPTEGIVAERPASVGNVSSTANEVVTLIRNNQLELAAEVPQAQLAQVQVGAPAVVASTTDTTVRVEGTVQEIQPLVDPQTRTAQVIIRLPASDRLRSGMFLTVDLQVGERSGLTVPSSALLPQPDGSVRVYVLGPDSTAVARTVEVGTRLNAEGEAAAQAEILQGLDAGEQVIVAGASYVQTGDVVTVAE; from the coding sequence ATCCCTTTTCAGGGAGAAAAGGCGGCGTCATCAGGGGGAGGCTACGTAAAACTCTTTGCGGGCATCGCGTTGGGTATCGCGATTACCTTAATTGGCTCCCGGTTTTTTGCTCGGGAGGCAGATTCTGCGAGTCAGCCCCTTGCGGCTGACTCTGCCGCTCAGGTGAGCGCTCAAACGGTGACGGTTGTGCCTGCGCAAATGGGACAGGTGACCGATCGCTTGACGGTGACAGGGACGGTGCAACCTGCTGATTTATTGGCGGTGACCCCTCAAATTGGTGGTCTGCAAATACGAGACGTGCTCGTCGAAGAAGGCGATCGCGTTGTCGCCGGGCAGCCTCTGGTCATCCTTGACGACACTGAACTGCGAACTCAGATTCAGCAGGCAGCCGCTCAGATCGAGGTGGCTCAAGCTCAGGTGCAGCAGGAAAAAGCCAATTTAGCCCAGGCCGAAGCGGCTTTAGCCGAGGCGGAAGCAAATTTGCAGCGCTACCAGTCTTTGGCGGCTCAAGGGGCCGTCAGTGCCCAAGAGCTTGATAGCCGGGCCACCCAGGCGGTCACAGCCCGCGAGTCCGTAGGGGTGGCCCGGGCCACGGTAGCGAGTGCCGAAGCGACGGTTCGGAGTCGTCAATCAGAACAGGCTCAACTTCAAACCCAGCTGACCTACACCACTGTGAATGCCCCGACAGAAGGCATCGTGGCCGAGCGACCTGCCAGTGTGGGCAATGTGTCGTCTACGGCCAATGAAGTGGTCACGCTCATTCGGAACAATCAGCTAGAACTGGCCGCTGAGGTTCCTCAAGCACAGCTCGCTCAAGTTCAGGTCGGGGCTCCTGCTGTTGTGGCTTCTACGACAGATACAACCGTGCGGGTAGAGGGCACGGTGCAGGAAATTCAGCCCCTAGTGGATCCTCAAACGCGCACAGCTCAAGTGATTATTCGGCTCCCTGCCAGCGATCGCCTGCGCTCAGGCATGTTCTTGACGGTGGATCTGCAAGTTGGGGAGAGATCGGGGTTAACCGTGCCATCTTCAGCCCTGTTGCCCCAGCCGGATGGGTCAGTTCGGGTCTATGTTCTTGGCCCCGACAGCACTGCTGTTGCCCGCACTGTTGAGGTGGGTACACGCCTCAACGCCGAGGGAGAGGCTGCTGCCCAGGCGGAGATTCTGCAAGGCCTGGACGCGGGCGAACAAGTCATTGTGGCAGGGGCTAGCTATGTACAGACGGGAGATGTCGTGACCGTGGCTGAATAG